One Podarcis muralis chromosome 1, rPodMur119.hap1.1, whole genome shotgun sequence genomic window carries:
- the LOC144329207 gene encoding small nuclear ribonucleoprotein F, with amino-acid sequence MSLPLNPKPFLNGLTGKPVMVKLKWGMEYKGYLVSVDGYMNMQLANTEEYIDGALSGHLGEVLIRCNNVLYIRGVEEEEEDGEMRE; translated from the coding sequence ATGAGTCTGCCTCTCAATCCCAAGCCCTTCCTAAACGGGCTGACTGGGAAGCCAGTGATGGTGAAGCTGAAGTGGGGGATGGAATACAAAGGCTACCTCGTCTCCGTTGATGGCTACATGAACATGCAGCTTGCAAATACAGAAGAATATATTGATGGTGCATTATCTGGACACCTTGGTGAAGTTCTGATAAGGTGCAATAATGTCCTTTATATAAGgggtgtggaagaagaagaagaagatggagaaatgagaGAATAA